From Triticum urartu cultivar G1812 chromosome 2, Tu2.1, whole genome shotgun sequence, a single genomic window includes:
- the LOC125536034 gene encoding agamous-like MADS-box protein MADS4 translates to MARKKVPLRYIGNSTRRHTYVTRRNSLMKKAGELGILCNTKICMLVYDEGAASPDVYPSHMEAVAILNRYKNMPDMSRFKKVVTQEEFLTKQVAKLQHEADKLRREREDRDTRILLHKAMLGGNLNAEEVTRVGCKLQEIRKSLAERIANTSGQPPIFQLQAQYVTGGVDMGPPSMDQVPPQQEGWQPEVFQAQAPRVTSNVDMGYLPTYQVPPQQQQGWQPQVFRPQAPYVIGNVDMGPPQMYHVLLQQHGWQPPTFQPQASYVPSSVDMGPPPMYQAQTPYVTGSIDIGPPPMYQAPPHQQEGWLDMQRSEGASALLYNANGTGGHDGAGTSSSVGFPMDDLMQFFNNMRSGLK, encoded by the coding sequence ATGGCCCGCAAGAAGGTGCCCCTCCGCTACATTGGCAACTCAACACGGCGCCATACTTATGTGACGCGCCGCaacagcctgatgaagaaggcggGCGAGTTGGGCATCCTGTGCAACACCAAGATCTGCATGCTGGTGTATGATGAGGGTGCCGCGTCGCCGGACGTTTACCCATCCCACATGGAGGCGGTGGCTATCCTGAATAGGTACAAGAACATGCCGGACATGTCGCGGTTCAAGAAGGTGGTGACCCAGGAGGAGTTCCTCACCAAGCAAGTCGCCAAGCTCCAGCATGAGGCCGACAAGCTCCGGCGCGAGCGTGAGGACCGCGATACCAGGATCCTTCTGCACAAGGCCATGCTCGGTGGCAACCTGAATGCTGAGGAGGTCACCAGGGTTGGATGTAAGTTGCAGGAGATCCGCAAGAGCCTCGCAGAGCGCATAGCAAATACCAGCGGGCAGCCGCCGATCTTCCAGCTCCAAGCGCAATACGTCACCGGCGGTGTCGACATGGGGCCTCCGTCGATGGACCAGGTGCCGCCACAGCAGGAGGGCTGGCAGCCAGAGGTCTTCCAGGCCCAGGCACCACGGGTCACGAGCAACGTCGACATGGGGTATCTGCCGACATATCAGGTTCCGCCTCAACAGCAACAAGGCTGGCAGCCACAGGTCTTTCGGCCCCAGGCGCCATACGTCATCGGCAATGTCGACATGGGGCCTCCGCAGATGTATCATGTGCTGCTGCAGCAGCACGGCTGGCAGCCACCGACCTTCCAGCCCCAGGCGTCATATGTCCCTAGTAGCGTTGACATGGGGCCTCCGCCGATGTATCAGGCGCAGACGCCATACGTCACTGGCAGCATTGACATAGGGCCTCCACCGATGTATCAGGCGCCGCCGCATCAGCAAGAGGGTTGGCTTGACATGCAGAGGTCCGAGGGGGCCAGCGCATTGCTCTACAATGCTAACGGTACTGGTGGCCACGACGGCGCCGGTACTAGCTCTAGCGTCGGCTTCCCCATGGATGATCTGATGCAGTTCTTCAACAATATGAGATCCGGGTTGAAGTGA